The Apium graveolens cultivar Ventura chromosome 10, ASM990537v1, whole genome shotgun sequence nucleotide sequence CATTTCATGCATTGTCTTGGAACCCACAAGAGTATCAAATCAATATAGATTCCGACTTTTCCGAACACATTCAATAAAACAGTACTAGTATTTTAAAGAAGGTAATGTAGAGATCTTTTACCTTGGGTCCTTTTACTTCCATATAATCACCAACACGCATTTCACGGAAATGATGGGACATCCTTCCTTCTGGGTACATCTATTCGATCAAATTAAACCAGCAATCAGTTAAAATTCAACTTTAAACATTAGCAAAATGCAAAGTATGTTCTCCCTCGAGGAAGAAATTCAGATTAAGTACCTTTATTACCAACTCAAAATATCCAACATCAGAGTCCAATGTAGTTGGAGTGTATGGCTTTATAACATCTTCACTTTGGCTATCCTTACCCCTATACGGTAATAACAAGTTACTTGTGAATCATACAATCTCCAACAGAATAACAAAACACAAACAATATTTTGTAAAAAAGGATCAAAGTCGAACAACTAACTTGCAACTTATGTGCTGTCCAATGGGAAGGCCAAGAACAGATGTAGGATTTGGAAGCGCAAATTTGAATTTGGCAACATTATGACTCAATTGTTTGCGCTCCACAAGCTTAAATTTCTTAAAGCTATCCGCACTTAAGGATCCTTTAAAACATACCAAAAATTCAATCAATTTACAGCCACTTACAAATCATACCTGAAAAATGCGATAAATTAAATATAACAGAGAGATAAATAATCAAAATATAATCTTGTTAATCAACATTAAAATAAGAATCGAATCGTTGCAATTACAAATATTATAAGAAAAATTTTGAAAAAGAAATATAACAGGAGACAGCAATAAAGATAAAATCTCGAAAATGAAGATAGAATATTGATAGGAGGGGGGACAGAAGAGTAACCTTTAGATTTCTTGGAGTTAAAAAGAAAGGCAGCAGTggcagcaacaacaacagcagcaacagcaacacCCACAAGCTGGATCTCAGATAATCCCATATAACCCCCCATTGTTAATGCCACCTGAAAGAAGCAAGAAAATTGCTGGTGGGGTTTAATAATAAAAACCCCTATTTTATATTTAGATAGATATAATAATTCCAGCCAGTTAGTCTTAGTCAGAGTCAGCCAATGAAGAAAATCAACAACATTGAGGGGCGGGGGGTGAGTCAAGAAAAGTGAGCGCCATGCTTACACAATGGCTggctataaaataaaatatataatttataaaatatataaaggAGGATATGTAGATGTATACAAAAGTGGTAAATAAAATGCTTACACAAATAAACGTGAATGATGGAAGAGCGGCCGCCGCCTAGCAGCACCTGGTTTTGGGGTCGACCGCACGGTACACTGATTTGAGCAACCCCAAGTTTTATACACAGATGATCCACCCGCTTGATTCTAATATATTTGTTTGACTTTTTACACCCCCGAAATATAATCTCCTTGCGTTACGCGCAGGATCGGATCGGGTTTCGTAAGATTTAAATCCGATT carries:
- the LOC141689990 gene encoding NADH--cytochrome b5 reductase 1-like, translating into MGGYMGLSEIQLVGVAVAAVVVAATAAFLFNSKKSKGSLSADSFKKFKLVERKQLSHNVAKFKFALPNPTSVLGLPIGQHISCKGKDSQSEDVIKPYTPTTLDSDVGYFELVIKMYPEGRMSHHFREMRVGDYMEVKGPKGRFKYQPGQVRAFGMLAGGSGITPMFQVARAILENPHDTTMVHLIYANVTVDDILLKEELDGLASNYPDRFKIYYVLNQPPEVWDGGVGFVSKEMIQEHCPAPASDIQILRCGPPPMNKAMAANLEALGYAPEMQFQF